Part of the Triticum aestivum cultivar Chinese Spring chromosome 4D, IWGSC CS RefSeq v2.1, whole genome shotgun sequence genome is shown below.
aagagatgttcctagtttatggaggtgaggaagagctcgtcgtaaggggttacgccgatgctagtttccaaactgacagagatgattgtcgatcacagtccggattcgtgtacgtcatgaacggaggggcagtgagctggatgagttccaagcaagatacggtggccgattctaccatagaagccgaatacattgcggcttgtgaagctgcaaaggaaggtgtttggatccggcattttctggatgatcttggtattttcccagcctcggtaaaaccgttggacctttattgtgataattttggtgccatcgcacaagtCAAGGAGccaaggaatcaccacaaggttagacacatagatcggaaatatcacctgatacgaaagatcataaagaatggtgatgtagagttatgcaaaattcacacggatgcaaatgttgcagatctgttgactaagccgcttccacaacccaagcatgaggggcacgttagagctatgggcattcgatgtctatttgattgactctagtgcaagtgggagactgttggagatatgccctagaggcaatcatgtatgatgatatttcctatgtgtttatgaataaagatagtccttggacattatcaatgatgtgtatcagcaagtacgtgacttgtttgtgggactatgcattgtatgacgactgtcctaaaaggtccctagttgaaagggctatctggacgcgcaaccgactagactagcatatgacacggtcgatggcttggtctcactagccatggagcattggatgctaaccggataatatggacttggaaggatctggtcggattcgacgtagtcggatccgagtcgagataaggtccgagttggacagacccaactatgagacgcagcgatatgtcatctgtgagtctctagtacaacatacgttctatgacctgagctggcacatgtactcaggatggtgacagacctgctttgggccgaccaaacgctactccgtgattgggtagttacaaaggtaggtttcgggcttgtccagacccatgctgcgagacatggtcgagcaagatgagattttcccctccgatcaggagagatatactctgggcccctcgtgtgatcagatcaggataagcatggccatacGACAAGGATtgtgagataatccggtttgtggtcggcatcattggaacgagaaagaggtcgggctagcacaaagatgacagactcgccttgagcccgacaacatatatcgtgtggcaaaaggaatagaagtgtgatgtacaggttcgcctaaccagcttcattgtctacttggtggttggcacgccttgctagaggccgctaccagccgAGCAGGTCAGAGGTGATCTgacctgcgaccaagccgacttgaacctaaggggtcgcgcgcttaagggaaggaacccgTGAGGCCGGATCGGACTCCACGAGTCAGATGTGATCCTACTCAGACTCGGATCCCAGCCGAACagattttgggctttagggtccgtgcgaggcccaagtgttgagcccgcgacggacgcctatataaagtggaggtgcggcacactcatttggTGGATCACTTCGGcattgtcactagggtttgcatgtgttgcgaataacCACCTccgctcgccgccgactgtgtgatcggacctagcagtccgtcgcacggtgttcctcctgcacgcgcggataccgttagaggcgatgcacctgcgccgctccggcgaacttgtacgtgggatcggacgaccggctgttcgagggagatcggacgaggaggagacgatccacgcggacgcgctgccccaaatcttcttccgctgcacggcactgcgcgtctagtggtaacaatctgtgatccattcccatagcatgttcctggttgttctgcgcgtaggaaaattttaattggcagtcgacgcaccctaccgtagaacccaacagtgacAACACCGTTACTCCAGTCCAATTACAGCTTCTTTACCAaagtctttggagtatttcttcGAGTAGAGATTGATACCACGAAGAAGGTGATTTCGagagatttcattgtaattcttagtcataggagttactttgtattttctttGATTTTAGGTCCAAATCAGTGTATCTAtaattgttatgagtatgaataaagtTATAGGTGTTTCTAAAAAAAGGTGTACCATTGCAAATTGGTTCTCCGATGGtgcgctgcatgtgcatcatttatCGAAACCTGAGAGTTTCCTTTTTTATAGATTTGTTTTTTcaatatctcttaaaccgtgcggtGGCAGAGAAGGCGCCATGACAACACCGAGCCCGACAAAGTATCCTATTGGAAGTTTGAAACTCAGTTTCAATGGAGCTAATCCAAGCTGGAGCTAGGAAGTCATGATGGGAATGGTCGATGTTACCCATTGGGACATTTGTCCGACCCATATTTTCATGGCCTCTGGGTCCTTTGGGTCGGCTTCATAAGAAAAATGCGCCAGGGGGATCCGGTCACCATCTTCCCATCGAGACAAGCGGGTCGACCTAAATTTAGTTGCCCAAGGTTTAGTCCGCCGTTACAATGCAGATGCATTTGCAAAGTTGTTGCCCTTGTGTTTATATGAAAACTTCCAAACTATTGATCAACCTTATAATGCAAACTATTCATGGTAGAAATCAAAACGGAACTgcatatttctttttttatttcaacAAAAAAATTCTAAATATCTTAGCTTACTAAAATTCACAACAGCTAAAATGATGCTAGTTAAAATAATGGGGTTGGATAAATGCTCTTATTCTTTGTGCAATCTAGTCTTAAAAATAGGTCGGACCATGTTGCCCAACGATGAGGCCACTCAACTCCATGTCCCTGAACAGAACAGAGGGGACAGCAGGAACCACGTACGGCCGGAGCAGGCCAGCCCATTCCCATACTGACTACAGAAATGAAGCGAAGCTTGGCGTGAACCTAAGGAAGGACAAAGGTGATTCAAAACGATTAAGTCCTACTGTATTTAAACGCTGGGCTAACCGTACACGATAGGAAGGCGATATATTCAAAATGTAACGATTAATGAGCATTCAGCAAAAGTTGGCCAAACAATCTTTAACATCGTCAACCAAATGGTTCCAAATTCATTTCCTTTCACAAGGAACGCACTTTCACAAGTAACACAAGCTTACACACAGAATGGTTTCAGTAGTAGTCATCCTTGCTTTACTGCCCATGAGCAAGGGCAATCAACTACAAGAAATACAGGCTTATTTTTCACAAGTATCCGTAAATCATGGGCGTTTTCCCTGTCTGCTGTTTTTACTTGTACAATATAAGGTTACTTGTCCTCTGGTGCAGGTGCGGGTTCAGgtgcagcagcagtagtagcaaaATTACTGAGGCCCAACTTAAACATGTCGAGATTCAACCCGTTGTTTACCAGAACACTAGTAACTCCCATTTTCGATACCTGAAAGCAAGAGGTACAGAAATTAGTTAAGGCCGCTCGAAAACATGCTCCTGATTTgtaaaaaaactatttacacgtgcATAATAATCACAGACTGGATATCACATCGAAGGACCATTAGCTAGAACTGAACAATAAAAGGAGCATAAAAATCTGGCACAGGACTAAGCTACAAAGGTTCAAATCAAGGAACCAGTCTTACTGAATGAAAACATTGTTCAAGGAAAACCAACCACAGTACATGAGTGTGGGAGAGATGTCTCCCTTGGAAGAAAGAACCAACACAGTCTCAGCTTACATGCGTATGTAATCTTAAAGCTAGATCACATGGCTTCTTTTGAAGGATACCTTCCACTAGAGGTCCCATATAAACTGAAATTTTGAAAAACAGCAGTTGACCCTTGGGtcatgtttttttttattttttacaaaaGTATTCTTGTATATTACTCAGAAACTCAGATTGGGGCATGCAGTTACAAGATGAAACCACAATAATCTAGTTTACCAAACAAGCTTCAGCTAGACCGTGAACAATGAGAAAAAATTATAAAgcttactgaaaatatttattcTACACACTAAGGCTGTGTTCGGCATTGAGGTGGGTTCTCACAATCCTGTTTGCCCCACCCACTCTTCCCTATTTTAGTGTTTGTATGACCCACTTTACTTTTCTGGCTAATTTTCCAAAGTAAATTATAAAATAAGAAGGACAAAACACAGTTCAGCAACCGCAGCTGAGCCTAAGAGCAATGGTAAGACAAAACCACAATAACCTAGCCCCTGAAAACAGACAGCGTAAGAACTTTGAACCTTGTAGCAAATACTAAATCAACAGACTAAGAGCCAACAATATATATGCACCACAAATTTAATGCAAAACCTGGCAAGTTGAATAAAACTCCACTGTAGACCAGATACTGAATATTCTGTATTAAGACGTTCAACATTTATCTATAGTACTTGTGGATAAAGATGACTGCACTAAGAATTAGGACATTACCGATTGAATATTCCTGTCCTCGTCGTCAAAGAACAGCATGGACTTGTACGGAACCCCAGTTTTTCTGTGGATCTTTTGGAAATGCTCCGTCTTGTGAGTCCAGCTGGAGAATATTTCCTTCATACAGACCAAGAGTCCAAGAGTAAGCAATACGTCCAGTTCTTGTTACAAAAATGTGCACATGCTTAACTAGGATCTATGAGTTGAAGACAAAGGTGCATACCATGCATTGTCATAGATGATCGCACATAAGAGATATTTCAAATGATGTTTTTTCTGGGACTTTGTACAAAGAAGAGCATGAGTAATTCCGCAGTGCTCTTCTACTAGATTAATTATATGTGGTGTTTATTGTGTACTAAGTCTAAAGTTAAGATGTTAACAAAATTATATTGGCATGTCAACTTTCTCATCAACATACCTTAAATCTGTATGCAGTTTGTATCTATATTCTGTGAGTCTTTCTGTGATTTAATGAGACATGTTCGTTGTGTACTAAGCTTAAGATGAAATAACAAGATCAGCATCCAACATTCTCAAGGGCCTGCCCATTCTTGATTCTGGTCTCATTCAGCTCAAGGCTTTCATGGTCAAATCAAAGGAAGGAAAACATTATCCGTTTCGAATGTGCTCCATGCTTTGTGCATCGAAGAACCATTCTGCACGCATGCACATGCCCAATTTTAGCTACTTTTACATCACTGGGCTGATTGCTAACAAGCTGACTGAATTCCGGTGCGCCGAGGATGTACTAAAACCAGCTGCTGGGCGAGGTTTACCTGTGCGACGAACATGGGCTGGAGCTCGAGCTTGTCAATGAAGACCCTGGCGATGTCGGAGGTGGGCGAGCGCGACGCAATGGCCATGTCGACCCCCTTCTCCTTGAGCGCGCACATGATGCCCTTGGCGTGGCGGTACAGGCTGGGCGACTCCCTCTTCGAGCGGCACTCGCTGGCGAACGGAAAAGCCCAATCGAGCGTCAGATCACCGGCGGAACCCAGCGGAATCGGGGCCGAGGAGCGGGGCGTACCAGTAGAAGGGCCACAGGGTGTAGTCGAGGTCGAAGACGACGAGGCGGGGGAGCACCTGGAACAGGCCCAGGATCTGCAGCGCCTCCGCCTTCACGCGCTCGTCGCCCATCCCGGACGGCCGgacccctcctcctctcctcgctGCTGCTGCGGCGGCCGTGGCGGAGATTGCTCGCCGGCGGCAGGGAGGGATTGGTCGCCCGGTTCAACGGCGCTCGGCTGGGGCAGGTAAAAAGAAAGGATATGCCGACGACGAGATCAAAACGCGTGGAGGATGGTGGTGAAAACACCAGACGGCCAGGCCCATCCCGTCCCGGTAATCTCTACCGGGCCGGTCCAATCGAGCGAGCCGGGCTCTTCGTGTTCGTCGCCGTGTCCGGGCCGGTCAGGCCCGCACCACTCGGGCTCCATAACACCAGACCGGGAGGGTTCTGCTCCCCAACCGGCGCCACCGAAACCCCTTGACGGCCggaccgccgctgccgctgccgctgccgcccgtcgccgcgcccctcctCGGCGTCCACCGGCAGGACTCCATAGTATTACGGCATCCCCTTCACACCCGCTTCCATCAGGCGGTGGGCATCTCGCGGTGTTCaccagcaggggggaggggggctcgATTCGGCTGCTGAGAGCTGAGGGAGGAGCGGCCAAGATGTCGGATTTCCAGACCTCCACGCACCGGGAGCGGTGGATCTTCCAGCCGCAGGACCTGGTAGCCCTCCCTCTCCGGTCCATTCATTCTTCTTCCCTGCTTGGTGCCCAGGGTTTGCTTTGGCCTGGGACGGCTACCCTATACTATAGCATATGCTCTGGACATCACATGTTAATGGTATGCTGATGCCTGCGATTCTACTTTGCAGGTGAATAAGTGGACGACGGCGAACCGGCGTTCAGCGGAGATCCTCGCCCAAGTTGGCTTCTCCCAGCGCCATTGCATTCCTTCACTTGTTTATTTAGCTTATGTGTGGCTGCTCATTTTGTGTTCCCTTCGTTTTCTTTGTGAAGTATGGGACGACGCGATTGAAGGTGGACCCTGTTGATGGCTCGATATCGAACCCAGAACCCGTGCCCGACCATGGTACACGCCTTTGATGATTTATATGCTGCCCATATGTTTCTATGAGTAGCCATGAGCATCAGAAGCGCTGTCTATGCACTGATTTCACTTAAAAGTTTTGTTCTTTCATAGTTGTGCTTGTTTCTTTGTTGGCGAATGTTCATAGTAAGTTTTTGCAGAGTTTGTTCGACTACTCGCATTTAGATGTATTATAGTGTTATAAACCACTCTTTTGAATTCAGTTGTTGGGAGCTCGAGTGTGAAGCCTCTATCCTGCGAAGAGGAGCAAGTGATGCGGATATTTTACGAGCAAAAGATTCAAGAAGTGTGCAGAGCATTCAAATTCCCCCATAAAATTCAGGTAAAACATTTCTCTTCCAAGATACCGTGCCTTTGCTAGCTTAGTGATCGAGTGCTGACAGTCAGTTGTGCTTTGCAGGCTACAGCGATCATATATTTCAAGAGATTCTATCTACAGTGGTCTGTAATGGAGCACCACCCAAAGCATATTATGTAAGCAGCGGTGATAACTTGAATAGTTTCGTGGTTCAGAACACATAAAATCCTGGTCTATGAATACTCAGCTATGGGTTTACTTCCCTCTCAAATGTAACTAGAAAACTAGGCAAACGAATGGGACCCTTCATAGTTCTGTGCAAAGTGAATATGTGTATCCTAATCAAAGTTAAAAGTATGAGCGTCTTTAGTGTCTTATATTCCTATCATGTTATTTCCTGACCCTAGTATTTGCCAGTGGCCAAGTTAACAATTTTATTTTGACAGGTTAACTTGTGTATATGCTTCTTGCAAAGTGGAAGAAAATCATGTTTCTGCTGAGGAACTTGGCAAAGGGATTCAGCAGGACCACCAGATCATTCTAAATAATGAGATGATTGTTCTGAAAGTATGCCATTTCCATATTCAAGTTTTATAGCACCTCCAAGCAAACAGAATGTGACACTAAATTTCTTGCTTTCTTGCAGTCTTTAGATTTTGATTTGATCGTTTATGCTCCATATCGTTCTATCGAAGGATTTATTGATGACATGGATGTAAGTTCTGTGTGAACATTCCGTTATATTCAGCATTATAAGTCCATCGTATTTTAGCTTATCCTATGGCTGCATTGGCTAATGACATTCTTCTTTTTTGTTCTACGAAGGATTTTTGTAGGGCAGGTAATGGTGCACACCAACGGTTGAAGGTCATACATTCCTTTCACCCTTTTGCCATACTGTTCAAGAACAAATTAATAAAATGTTTACTGTTTTAGCCTTGTCTGACATGTCTACGTAAATTATCTTCTATATTTTACCCGATGTTTCTCGACAATCACTTGCATAACCATAGTATCTTATGAATGGCAGTCACAAATTCTATGTCCCAATCACTGAGAAAATAATGTGAGTTCAAGATAGAAGTCTGGTTTGCTTAATCCTAAACTTGTAGATGAAGGTTAACTGAGAATACTGGGGTTTTTACTAATTGATAATACCAAGATCCCAGCATAAACTTCTGAGTTAAGCATTAGTTTAAAATGCTGTGATATCAGAATAAGGAAAATAATGAACTATTTATCTACAACATTGGGTTTCCTAGGTGACCGTCAAAACATTGATAGGATAATGCATGAATGTTAGTTGTGAAAATTGAGTTGGTGCCACATTGGCTTTTGGAATTGCATCAACAGAAGGATACAGAAAACATGAACCATCAAGTCTTATCGATTTTACAATGTCACACTATGGCTAGTGCTGAACATTAACTTTTTTCACTTCTTTCTACTAGATAGTAAGACACATCATACACCAATTCGCCACATAAGCAAATAAGGCAAATAAATATTGTGAACTAATTTGTGTGACTTTCTCAAACAATAACTAAAGCATCCATTGCCAAATTTATAAAACCAGTTTAATGTAAAAGAAGCTCTTTCACCTTATTTCTTACATGGAAGGAAAGAAAGCTAATATGAATAACAAAACATGCAAGCTTTATGACTGCCCTGCTTATGCATCAGATGTTTGTATTGTAGGATTTGCATCAAACTGCGAATTCTGAGGTTGACACAATGATGTTGACTGATGCACCTCTTCTCTATACTCCTGGACAGGTAGTCTTAAACTATAAATTCTATGGTTAATCTTCAGTTAGTGTGTTAATGTGCATCGATTAAGAAAGCTTAATCCTCAGCATCAAGCTTAGGGTATTCAGACCCCAGAGTTTCAACCAATTTCTTATGCGATCTGATTGGATAGTATGTTCCAACTTTTACAGTTGGCTTTGGCTGCTCTGTACAAGTCCAACAGTGCACTCAGTGTCCTCGATTTTGAAAGGTCGTAAACTTATCTTTGTTTATTATGACCTTAATTTGTCAGAACTCTGCGTTTCATGATGCAATATTTTATCTTACATTTACTCATTGTTGATCTTGGTAAATTCATTGATTGTTCACAGATACTTGGAAAGTGTTTTTTCAAGGCAACACTTTGATTGTCCTGTCGAACAATTTATTCAGATAATCAGTTCAATCAATCACCTGGTAAGAATGTTCACCTGGCTTGGCACAGATACAGTTTATAACACAATCATGTAAACTCCCACCAATAGTTGTTCTTGAACTGTGTGTTTCATTTCACCGGTCTGCATGAACACTTTGTGTTAACAGAAAAGGATTAACCAAGATGGTTCTTGGTTGAACATATGCCACTGTTTAGGAGGGTATTTGAACATTGATGCCCTTAACAGTACCTTTGGCGTTGCCTCTATTATCTGTGTATGTAAATATGCAGGTTAGCCAGCTTCAACTACCTGGTACGAAAGAAATGAGGCATGCTGATCGCAAGCTGAAGCATTGTTTGGATCCAagctcaagctctcatgatgagtAAGTTCTCTCAACTCCACAAGCCTGCATGCCCTCCATGATTGTTACCCTCATCATGTACTCATACTTGCTATCTGAAAACTTCTACAGCcacaagaagaaagaaaagaagtcaAAGCACAAATCGAAAAGGACTGCCAGTGATGCCCAGCTGTAAGTAGCTTGCACACCAACACACATGTTTGACGATGTTCTTTCCAGTTCTTGCATCTGAATTGATGCCGCATAATCCTTCTCCGCAGCAACAGCTAGAAATCGTGCAGTTGGACAGCTGTGCTGTGTAAGAAATCGTGCAGTTGGTGGCAAGGACTTGTACTGTGCTAGGCGCGTTAGCTGCTTTATCATGCAACCAAGTTCTACTCAAGCTCTTCGATTGATGCGATTTCAATTCCGACTTTATCCAGCCATCGGATCAGTGATGCTGAGCGGATCTCCTCACCAGCCTAAGTCTTGGCTAAGGACAGACAGTTTTCGGATGAGGCGCCTTACTGTAACCTTGCACGTCCTGCGCCAGCGAGTGCTGTGCTTTTTGTAACTCAATAATTTTATTATTAGGGAGGCTTAAATCTTGGGCGCGAGGGGAGAGAAACTTTGAGGTGTAAAACATTATTACTAGAGTaacttagggcctgtttggtttcaaataagtcaccaacttataagtcgaaaaatgaaaaaatgacttattttgccaaacagacccaacttataagtcaccccaacttataagtcataagttgctctaccccaacttaaaacttataagtcacccccttttgcgtgggtcccaccacctttacattaaaaaacaaggtgggaaggtgtggtcagatgacttataagtcaggtgacaatcaaacaggcgtgacttataagtcactggttttaagtcacctggCTTATGACTTATTGGAACCGAACAGGCCCTTAGTTCTCCGGCACATGGGGAGACAACATTGAAGGATATGCTATTTTTTGTCTTGGGAGAATGATACAAGGCTGGCTTGATGATTGTCAGTCACCCTTTGTATCCTTCGCATTTATCCCAAAGACTCCTAATGCCAAATTCAGATGCATCACATACTCCtgtatgctactccctccgttcaaaataAGTGTTGTGGTTATAGTTCAAAAAAAATCACCGCACATGCACATCTCTTTTTGATAAAAGACTAGCTTTGTGCAAACTAAACACGTGCCGGAACTCATTGATGCGGATAATAGAGCTTGGGATGAACAGTTAATTAATGATATGTTTTGGCCAATTGATGCACAACGTATCCTCAACATCCCCTTGGCTCTGGGGTTGATGGATGATTTTGTTTCTTGGCATTTTAACAGAAGTGGAAATTTTACAGTGAGGTCGGCCTATCATGAAGAATGAGAACACCAACACGGGCGAAAGTTGAGGATGACAAATTCGATACAAGCCTCAAGTACTAGTCCAGTTTGGAGGACCATTTAGAAACTACGGTGTGCCTTTAAAAGTGAAAATTCATGTGTGGAAAACTTTGCTTGGAGCTCTTTCATGTCAATGAGTCTTAGCGAACAGACATATAATTACGAGTTCTCAATGCCCCTTATGCAGTTCAGATTGTGAGAACATCCGGCCGGCATGCTTTATTCTTGTGCCCTCGAGTACAGGAGGTGTGACGTTTACTAGGTATGGTAGCAGTGGTGAATGAGGTATGCATGGTGGAATGAGAGGATGTCTCGGTGATGGTTGACCTCCTCTTGTCCAAGAATCCAACTAAGGCATTGGTTAAGGGCGATgctaggcgccggcgcgccggccgaaagtttcggccggtcgcGCCCCAGCCCTTGGATGCGAGCCCGCGTGGCCATTGGATGCAGCAAAAAAAAGATCCGTCCCGGCCTTCTTCTACCTCGGGCTAGATCTGCAGCTCCCGCTCGGCgtcctcgtcgccgcgcctccaaTCCCCTCTGgtggccgtcctcgtcgccggtcccGACCCTCGCCGTTCGTCCTCGTTCGCTAGTCCCCATCCTCGCCAGCTGGCCATCCTAGTCCCCATCCTCGTCGGTTGTCTTCGTCGTCGCCTCGACCTATGCAACAGCTACACCTGCCGTTGGAGCTCTCAATGGCGACGGGGttagctccgccgccgccccttgccgtTGATGCTCGCTGCAGCCAACCACGACGGCCACCCAGTCAGTCGACGCTATTGAAACCGTCGCAAACCCCCTGTGTTGCAAACGCTGGAAAAAAAAGCTTCGACCCCTGGCTGGAAAAGCTTCAACCCCTATATGGAAAAGCTTCAATCGGCACTGCGAATCAGGGGAGAGATGCAACCGCTCGCGCAAAATGCTTCAACCTTACATTGAAAAGGTTTCAACCAGATGATAGAGAGAGCTTCAATCAActgccatggatgcagctccgcctcACTACCAACGGTCGCCAATGGTAGCAGCCCTCCCGCTACCAACGGTTTCCAACATGACCGCCATTGCAAAACCAGAAGACAGTTGTAGCAAAAAATAAGGCTGCTTCCAGCAAAATTAAAATACGGTGGTAGCAAAATTTGGACTGTTCCAGAAAATCAAAAAGTGATGGTAGCAAAAAATGTGTCTGGTTCAAGCAAAAAAAGACACTGGTTCTAGCAAAAAAATAGAGAGGGGAAAACGCATTGCATGCGCCGTTGTCACCACGGTCACCATGGTCACCATCAAGGGAGGAAAAGCCGGTTCCAGCAAACCGTGACAATGGTTCCAGCAAATTAGCAGGCTGGTCGCAGCATTTCATCAATCTTGCGACGGTCGCTTCCAGCAAACGTGGCCGGTTCTGGCAAATTGCAACACCGGTTGCAACAAATCCGTCGGCCGCTGGTAGCTTTTCCATTGCCGGTTGTAGGAAAAAAGTGCATTGTCGGCGGCGGCAGCCGCGACCTCCCCGTCGCCGGATGCAGCATATCCGATGGCCGGTTGTAGCATGAATGGTTGATGGTTGTAGCACAGCCAGGCGGGGAGGATCTAGGCGGGCGCCATGACCACGGCGAGAGGAGGACTAGGCGGATGTGGTGCACGACCATGGCGTGGAGGAGGATTGGGGGGGGGAGATAGGCAGAGGGGGTATGGCGAATGCGCTCGGTGGAATCGAGTGGTACGCGGCGCACTGTCTCCGCTGGTTACGCCGGCGTACCGGCTCGCTGGAAGAAAAGGAGGCTGAGGTAGGGGATAAGGCGCAGAACGGAGAGAAAAAAAGGGGAGGAAAACTAGCTTGGTGGGCCACCGCGCCACGTGGCTGCCTAAACGAGAGGATAACGCTTCGTGCGTGGACGCGACCGACGCTTcattcggccggcgcaccggctgcCAACATTTTCCATTGGTTAATGATGTTCAGCGCAATGACCTTGTTGCCACGGCTATGTGGTACTTAGTGGTGGGAACGCCGCAGGTATACACACGGCGAGCGACTGCACGAGCCTACCAGATCGGCGCAAGCAATATCGGCACTCACAAAAAATTGCTCAAGAGCAAAGTTCAAGCACAGCAGAATTAGGAGACATGGCTGGAGAAACCACCAGAGGGCACAATCATGCTGAATGTGGACGCTGGTTTCGACATTGACAGTGGCACTAGCGCTACAGGTGCTATACTTCAAGACCACTCCGGTTTCTTTGTGGCGGCATCTTGCAACAACATCCCTTTTGTTGAAGAAGCGGCCACGGCGGAAGCACGAGGCTTAAGAGATGGACTTCTCCTCGCAAGTGAAATTGGATGCAACAAGATATACGTAGAAGGCGATTGCATGGAAGTCATTGAAATCATGCAAAACGAAGGAAATTCGCTTGGACCGGCAGCAGCAATTTATGAAGAATGCTCTTTCTTAGCTCGTAATTTTATTTCTTTAATTTTTTCTCATTGCCCTAGGGAAGCTAATATGGCAGCAGATTTGTTGGTTAGGAATTTGGAGGTCCCTCGAACTATCGTGTGGAAATCAGAGCCTCCGGATTTAATGCTTGATGTATTGACAAACGATGTATCATTGTTTTCACATGaaatataaaccgccatgatggcatttTCTTAAAAAAACATGACTTGTTGTGTTTTTTTATTTCACATGCATGTACACACACTCACCCGTGAAGGCACACATGCACATCCTACCTTATGGGCACCTTTGTTGTTTTCCACTGAACGCACATTGCCAAAAGGGGGCTCCGACGCGTCGGCCGACGGATCTTTTTGACTCAATCAAGTGGCCCAACGTCTTACTTTACTTTGCAATAGAGGTCTTGTTACAGAAACATTTACAATAGAGGTTATGTTGTATTTTTTTTTTGTAACATAGATTGTGTTGCAgattttttttgcaacataggtggTGTTGCAGATTTTTTTCTTCT
Proteins encoded:
- the LOC123096047 gene encoding magnesium-dependent phosphatase 1; the encoded protein is MGDERVKAEALQILGLFQVLPRLVVFDLDYTLWPFYCECRSKRESPSLYRHAKGIMCALKEKGVDMAIASRSPTSDIARVFIDKLELQPMFVAQEIFSSWTHKTEHFQKIHRKTGVPYKSMLFFDDEDRNIQSVSKMGVTSVLVNNGLNLDMFKLGLSNFATTAAAPEPAPAPEDK
- the LOC123096046 gene encoding cyclin-H1-1 isoform X2, which produces MSDFQTSTHRERWIFQPQDLVNKWTTANRRSAEILAQYGTTRLKVDPVDGSISNPEPVPDHVVGSSSVKPLSCEEEQVMRIFYEQKIQEVCRAFKFPHKIQATAIIYFKRFYLQWSVMEHHPKHIMLTCVYASCKVEENHVSAEELGKGIQQDHQIILNNEMIVLKSLDFDLIVYAPYRSIEGFIDDMDDFCRAGNGAHQRLKDLHQTANSEVDTMMLTDAPLLYTPGQLALAALYKSNSALSVLDFERYLESVFSRQHFDCPVEQFIQIISSINHLVSQLQLPGTKEMRHADRKLKHCLDPSSSSHDDHKKKEKKSKHKSKRTASDAQL
- the LOC123096046 gene encoding cyclin-H1-1 isoform X1, giving the protein MSDFQTSTHRERWIFQPQDLVNKWTTANRRSAEILAQYGTTRLKVDPVDGSISNPEPVPDHVVGSSSVKPLSCEEEQVMRIFYEQKIQEVCRAFKFPHKIQATAIIYFKRFYLQWSVMEHHPKHIMLTCVYASCKVEENHVSAEELGKGIQQDHQIILNNEMIVLKSLDFDLIVYAPYRSIEGFIDDMDDFCRAGNGAHQRLKDLHQTANSEVDTMMLTDAPLLYTPGQLALAALYKSNSALSVLDFERYLESVFSRQHFDCPVEQFIQIISSINHLVSQLQLPGTKEMRHADRKLKHCLDPSSSSHDDHKKKEKKSKHKSKRTASDAQLNS
- the LOC123096046 gene encoding cyclin-H1-1 isoform X3, coding for MSDFQTSTHRERWIFQPQDLVNKWTTANRRSAEILAQYGTTRLKVDPVDGSISNPEPVPDHVVGSSSVKPLSCEEEQVMRIFYEQKIQEVCRAFKFPHKIQATAIIYFKRFYLQWSVMEHHPKHIMLTCVYASCKVEENHVSAEELGKGIQQDHQIILNNEMIVLKSLDFDLIVYAPYRSIEGFIDDMDDFCRAGNGAHQRLKDLHQTANSEVDTMMLTDAPLLYTPGQLALAALYKSNSALSVLDFERYLESVFSRQHFDCPVEQFIQIISSINHLVSQLQLPGTKEMRHADRKLKHCLDPSSSSHDDHKKKEKKSKHKSKRTASDAQL